The Pseudomonas sp. S06B 330 genome contains the following window.
ATTGCCGATGAAGTAAGCGCCGTGGCCTGGCAGCGTATGCTTGATGCCAACGAGCCGACCAACGCTGCCCTGGCCTGGGTCGACGGCAAGGCGGTGGGCATGGTCCATTGGATCTATCATCGTTCGAACTGGAGCATCGAAAACTCCTGCTACCTCCAAGACCTTTACGTGCAGAGCGAACAACGTGGTCTGGGAGTTGGCCGCCAACTGATCGAGTATGTTTACGACACCGCTCGCGAAGCAGGCTGCGCCAAGGTTCATTGGCTGACGCATGAAACCAATGCCACCGCGATCAGTCTCTACGAACAGGTCGCCGAACGGCCTGGCTTCATTCAGTTTCGCAAACCGCTGTAAGCCCAGGAGCCACCTTATGAGCGCATCGTTAAACTGGCATCCGGCCAAACGCCCCCAGCCTACAGCCTTAGTCGGACGTTTCGTTCGTTTGGAGAAACTCGATCCTCGACGAGACCGGGAAGACCTCTGGCAGGTGTTCCAAGGCCCTGAAGCCGACCCAAAACTCTGGGATTACCTGGCTTACGGCCCGTTTGCTGAGCGCGAAGACTTCGATCACTGGCTCGACAGCAATGCAGCCAGCAGCGACCCGTTGTTCTACAGCGTCATTGACCTGGCCAACGGCCAGACCCAAGGCATCCTCAGTCTGATGTCGATCGTTCCCGAGCAAGGCCGTATCGAGATCGGCCACATCGCCTTCGGTGCCGCTATGCAGCGTACGCCCAAGGGCACTGAAGCTGTGTACTTGCTCGGCAAGCGGGCATTCGAATTGGGTAACCGCCGCCTGGAGTGGAAGTGCAATAACGACAATGCCCGCTCGAAACGGGCTGCATTGCGGTTTGGCTTCACCTTCGAAGGGGTATTGCGCAAACACATGGTGATCAAGGACCGCAACCGCGACACGGCATGGTTCTCGATAACAGATGATGAGTGGCCGACGATTGCAGCGGGGTTTGAGCGCTGGCTAAGTGCTGATAATCAACGACCAGGGGGGCAACGCAGTACGCTGGAGGCTTGCCGCACTTCAGCCTGAAGTTCAGCTGACCTGGCGATCAAAGCGCTTCATCCACAAGCTCGGCTTGGCTGCCTCTTCCAGGGCTAGTTCTGCAGTCGCGACGGTGTCGATACCCAGCGCTTGCAGTGCTTTGTAGTACGAGTTCGCAGGGGCTCAGAAAACCGTTTGCTGGCTGCGCGAAGTTCAGGGACATGACGTCCTGCCACCGACCGTCTGCATATGCATTAAAATGCACATACTTTTGAAGATTTTCCCTATTTCTGCATTTAAATGCATGTACATGGGCAAAAAAAGGGGAGCAAATGCTCCCCAGAGGTTAACCGCTTGTAGATGAGGGCCTGAAAATCAGCCCTCGATCTCTATCAGGATTTCACCCGGGTTGACCCGGTCGCCCTTGGCCACATGGATGGCAGTGACCTTGCCGGCGATCGCCGCCTGTACTTCGGTCTCCATCTTCATCGCCTCGGTGATCAGCACTGGCTGACCGGCCTTGACCATGTCACCTTCCTTGACCAGTACATCAACGATGTTGCCCGGCATGGTGGTGCTGACGTGGCCCGGTGCACTGGCTTGCTTGCGCTTGCTGCTGCCACCGCCGACGAATTCGTTGAGCGGCTCGAACACCACTTCTTCCGGCATGCCGTCGATGGACAGGTAGAAGTGGCGCTTGCCTTCGGCCTTGACGCCAACACCGGTGATGTCGACGCGATAGGTTTCGCCGTGAACGTCGATCACGAACTCGGTCGGTACGCCTTCGCCACTGGCCGAAGCCACGGCGCCCGCTTCCGGAATTGGCAGCAGTACTTCAGGGGTCAGGGTGCCGGCTTCGCGCTCCTCGAGGAACTTGCGCCCGATGTCCGGGAACATGGCGAAGGTCAGCACGTCTTCTTCCGATTTAGCCAGGTTGCCGATGTCAGCACGCAACTTGGTCATTTCCGGCTTGAGCAGGTCCGCCGGACGCACATCGATCACCTCTTCGCTGCCGATGGCCTGGCGACGCAGTTGTTCATCGACCACACCCGGGGCTTTGCCGTAACCGCCCTGCAGGTACAGCTTCACCTCGTTGGTGATGGTCTTGTAGCGCTCGCCAGCCAGTACGTTGAAGAACGCCTGGGTACCGACGATCTGCGAAGTCGGGGTCACCAGCGGCGGGAAACCGAGGTCTTCACGGACCCGCGGGATCTCGGCCAGCACTTCGTTCATGCGATTGAGTGCGCCCTGCTCCTTGAGCTGGTTGGCCAGGTTGGAAATCATCCCGCCAGGGACCTGGTTTACTTGCACGCGGGTGTCGACCGCGGTGAACTCGCTTTCGAACTGGTGATACTTTTTGCGTACGGCGTAGAAGTACAGGCCGATTTCCTGCAGCAATTCCAGATCCAGGCCAGTGTCAAACTCACTGCCCTTGAGCGCCGCAACCATCGATTCGGTACCAGGATGGCTGGTGCCCCAGGCGAAGCTGGAGATGGCGGTGTCGATATGATCGGCGCCATTCTCGATGGCCTTCATCTGGCACATGGCAGCCAGGCCAGCGGTATCGTGCGAGTGAATGAACACTGGCAGCGACTGTTCAGCCTTAAGTGCCTTGACCAGTTCGCCGGTGGCGTAAGGAGTCAGCAGACCAGCCATGTCTTTGATTGCCACCGAGTCGCAACCCATGGCTTCCATCTGTTTGGCTTGAGCCACGAAAGCGTCGATGGTGTGCACTGGGCTGGTGGTGTAAGCAATAGTGCCCTGAGCGTGCTTGCCAGCAGCCTTAACAGCTTCAATGGCAACGCGCAGGTTACGCACGTCGTTCATGGCGTCGAAGATACGGAACACGTCGATACCGTTGACGGCGGCCTTGGCCACGAAAGCCTTGACCACGTCATCGCTGTAGTGGCGATAGCCGAGCAGGTTTTGCCCGCGCAGAAGCATTTGCAGACGCGTGTTAGGCAGGGCTGCGCGCAGTTTACGCAGGCGCTCCCACGGGTCTTCCTTGAGGAAGCGCACGCAAGCGTCGAAGGTCGCACCGCCCCAGACTTCCAGCGACCAGTAGCCGACTTTGTCGAGCTTGTCACAAATAGGCAGCATGTCTTCGGTGCGCATGCGGGTGGCCAGCAGGGACTGGTGGGCGTCGCGCAGGATTGTGTCGGTAACAAAGATTTTCTTGGACATTATGGAATTCCTCACAGGCCTGCGTGGGCGGCAATGGCGGCAGCGATGGCCAGGGCCAGCTCTTCGGGTTTGCGCTTGATCGAGTAGTTGGTCAGTTCCGGATGGCTTTCAACGAAGCTGGTATTGAACTGACCGCTGCGGAACTCTGGGTTGCGCAGGATTTCCTGGTAATAAGCGGCCGTGGTTTTCACCCCTTGCACGCGCATGTCGTCCAGGGCCCGCAGGCCGCGGTCCATGGCTTCTTCCCAGGTCAGCGCCCAGACCACCAGTTTCAGGCACATGGAGTCATAGAACGGCGGAATGGTGTAGCCGGTGTAGATCGCTGTGTCGGTACGTACGCCGGGGCCACCGGGTGCGTAGTAACGGGTGATCTTGCCGAAGCTGGGCAAAAAGTTGTTCTTTGGATCTTCAGCGTTGATCCGAAACTGCAGGGCAAAGCCGCGGTGCTGGATGTCTTCTTGCTTGACCGACAGCGGCAGGCCCGAAGCAATGCGGATCTGCTCACGAACAATGTCGATACCGGTGATTTCCTCGGTGATGGTGTGCTCCACCTGCACCCGGGTGTTCATCTCCATGAAGTACACCTCGCCATCGGCGAGCAGGAACTCCACGGTACCGGCGTTCTCGTAACCCACGGCCTTGGCTGCGCGCACCGACAAATCACCGATATAGGCGCGCTGTTCAGGGGTCAGCTGCGGGCTTGGGGCAATTTCGATCAGCTTCTGGTTGCGGCGCTGGATCGAGCAGTCACGCTCGAACAGGTGCACAACGTTACCAAAGCTGTCACCGAGGATCTGCGCCTCGATATGTTTCGGGTTGACGATACATTTTTCCAGGAACACTTCCGCCGAACCGAAGGCCTTGGTCGCTTCGGAAATCACCCGCGGGAATGCCTGCTCCAGCTCCTCGCGACTATTGCAGCGACGAATGCCACGCCCGCCACCACCGGAGGTGGCCTTGAGCATCACCGGATAACCGATGCGATCACCTTCCTCGAGGGCTTCGTGGATGTCGGCAACGTTGCCTTCAGTGCCAGGGGTCACCGGGACACCGGCCTTGATCATGCTGCGACGAGCTTCAGTCTTGTCGCCCATACGGCGAATGACTTCAGCAGCAGGGCCAATGAACTTG
Protein-coding sequences here:
- a CDS encoding GNAT family N-acetyltransferase, which codes for MSTVTIRRVTADDHSAWLPLWQAYQRFYETRIADEVSAVAWQRMLDANEPTNAALAWVDGKAVGMVHWIYHRSNWSIENSCYLQDLYVQSEQRGLGVGRQLIEYVYDTAREAGCAKVHWLTHETNATAISLYEQVAERPGFIQFRKPL
- a CDS encoding GNAT family N-acetyltransferase; amino-acid sequence: MSASLNWHPAKRPQPTALVGRFVRLEKLDPRRDREDLWQVFQGPEADPKLWDYLAYGPFAEREDFDHWLDSNAASSDPLFYSVIDLANGQTQGILSLMSIVPEQGRIEIGHIAFGAAMQRTPKGTEAVYLLGKRAFELGNRRLEWKCNNDNARSKRAALRFGFTFEGVLRKHMVIKDRNRDTAWFSITDDEWPTIAAGFERWLSADNQRPGGQRSTLEACRTSA
- the oadA gene encoding sodium-extruding oxaloacetate decarboxylase subunit alpha, whose amino-acid sequence is MSKKIFVTDTILRDAHQSLLATRMRTEDMLPICDKLDKVGYWSLEVWGGATFDACVRFLKEDPWERLRKLRAALPNTRLQMLLRGQNLLGYRHYSDDVVKAFVAKAAVNGIDVFRIFDAMNDVRNLRVAIEAVKAAGKHAQGTIAYTTSPVHTIDAFVAQAKQMEAMGCDSVAIKDMAGLLTPYATGELVKALKAEQSLPVFIHSHDTAGLAAMCQMKAIENGADHIDTAISSFAWGTSHPGTESMVAALKGSEFDTGLDLELLQEIGLYFYAVRKKYHQFESEFTAVDTRVQVNQVPGGMISNLANQLKEQGALNRMNEVLAEIPRVREDLGFPPLVTPTSQIVGTQAFFNVLAGERYKTITNEVKLYLQGGYGKAPGVVDEQLRRQAIGSEEVIDVRPADLLKPEMTKLRADIGNLAKSEEDVLTFAMFPDIGRKFLEEREAGTLTPEVLLPIPEAGAVASASGEGVPTEFVIDVHGETYRVDITGVGVKAEGKRHFYLSIDGMPEEVVFEPLNEFVGGGSSKRKQASAPGHVSTTMPGNIVDVLVKEGDMVKAGQPVLITEAMKMETEVQAAIAGKVTAIHVAKGDRVNPGEILIEIEG
- a CDS encoding acetyl-CoA carboxylase biotin carboxylase subunit, producing the protein MIKKILIANRGEIAVRIVRACAEMGIRSVAIYSDADRHALHVKRADEAHSIGAEPLAGYLNPRKLVNLAVETGCDALHPGYGFLSENAELADICAERGIKFIGPAAEVIRRMGDKTEARRSMIKAGVPVTPGTEGNVADIHEALEEGDRIGYPVMLKATSGGGGRGIRRCNSREELEQAFPRVISEATKAFGSAEVFLEKCIVNPKHIEAQILGDSFGNVVHLFERDCSIQRRNQKLIEIAPSPQLTPEQRAYIGDLSVRAAKAVGYENAGTVEFLLADGEVYFMEMNTRVQVEHTITEEITGIDIVREQIRIASGLPLSVKQEDIQHRGFALQFRINAEDPKNNFLPSFGKITRYYAPGGPGVRTDTAIYTGYTIPPFYDSMCLKLVVWALTWEEAMDRGLRALDDMRVQGVKTTAAYYQEILRNPEFRSGQFNTSFVESHPELTNYSIKRKPEELALAIAAAIAAHAGL